The following proteins are co-located in the Echinicola sp. 20G genome:
- a CDS encoding GTP pyrophosphokinase family protein: MNEIEKNIQEFKIWHETQLPYHNAAVNFFCQLIDAIPKVQLVKGRTKSYEECISKFTRKYLPYIDKKEKDVKISYYLTDLIGIRAVCFYAEEVYEIRRDLRKYFKELEITDKSSQLEKTEDKFGYKSLHLQLVLKRGLKGIDDVDRFKNIQIELQIRTVIQDAWSVLDHKIKYKKSIPQSLKRRINRLSALFEIADEEFSNIQKEISKEENKINNRLKKGGRIETLKVLDVFRFLFVALKYFPHYDFAEYKVDSFVQEILLLKSDFTEGALNEALKENLLYVDTIEKRINQHLNPYTKIRYCLYKSNIESFKPILSVHQQGIFNALG; this comes from the coding sequence ATGAACGAGATTGAGAAGAATATACAAGAATTCAAAATTTGGCATGAAACACAATTACCGTATCATAATGCCGCAGTTAACTTCTTTTGCCAACTAATTGATGCTATACCTAAAGTTCAGTTGGTCAAAGGAAGAACAAAAAGTTACGAGGAATGCATAAGTAAATTCACAAGGAAGTATTTGCCATATATTGACAAAAAGGAAAAAGACGTAAAAATCAGTTATTACCTAACAGATTTAATTGGTATTCGTGCTGTTTGTTTTTATGCCGAAGAAGTGTATGAAATAAGGCGTGACCTTAGAAAGTACTTCAAAGAGCTAGAAATAACTGATAAGTCAAGCCAATTAGAAAAGACTGAGGATAAATTTGGTTACAAAAGTTTGCACCTTCAATTGGTATTGAAGCGAGGACTGAAAGGTATTGATGATGTGGATAGGTTTAAAAATATTCAAATTGAGCTTCAAATTCGAACAGTTATACAGGACGCTTGGAGTGTATTGGATCATAAAATTAAATACAAAAAAAGCATACCACAGAGTTTGAAAAGAAGAATTAATAGGCTTTCAGCACTTTTTGAAATCGCAGATGAAGAATTTTCAAATATTCAAAAAGAAATTTCGAAAGAAGAAAATAAAATAAACAATAGGCTGAAAAAAGGAGGGCGTATAGAAACGCTTAAAGTGCTGGATGTATTTAGGTTCTTATTTGTTGCATTGAAATATTTTCCTCATTATGATTTTGCAGAATACAAGGTTGATAGTTTTGTCCAAGAAATCCTATTATTGAAAAGTGATTTTACAGAAGGTGCCTTAAATGAAGCCTTGAAAGAAAACCTTTTGTATGTTGATACGATCGAAAAAAGGATAAATCAGCATTTGAACCCATATACTAAAATTCGCTACTGTTTGTATAAGTCCAATATTGAAAGCTTTAAACCAATTTTATCAGTGCACCAACAAGGTATATTTAATGCCTTAGGTTAA